A single region of the Felis catus isolate Fca126 chromosome F2, F.catus_Fca126_mat1.0, whole genome shotgun sequence genome encodes:
- the LOC102900020 gene encoding uncharacterized protein LOC102900020 → MSAGYYLGHSCYGKASKDCSFRPFLPSLTKTMAEHFPAVRAQRDRYFSLDNFHFAAQKAALFSSSVCNIKTNFIYFSLEFLVHLADIHSTDIYVSALCQAPALALGRHQGLLCLGRKPMRQEVRVRLDAEASGVFGLGARGSILAVRPTSLTLTLHLCRLGSWSLLPVLGLFLLPVTLVNGWVASGGWLCPHPPRLPPEEGGGNPARVLTGRLCEEQRGGRAGLADGGRGVLLLHGGRARAGPTAAASVRSLFLPDPGAFCPAVGLLLLSETGGQRLIRAEIFTGCAFHALALFSAPGRQQWAAQGSDEAGS, encoded by the coding sequence ATGTCTGCTGGGTACTACCTGGGTCACAGCTGCTACGGGAAGGCCTCCAAGGACTGTTCCTTTCGCCCTTTCCTGCCCTCTCTGACGAAAACCATGGCAGAGCATTTCCCCGCAGTACGAGCCCAGAGGGACAGATACTTTTCCTTAGATAATTTTCATTTTGCCGCTCAGAAGGCGGCCCTGTTTTCGAGCAGCGTTTGCAATATTAAGACTAACTTTATATACTTCTCCCTTGAGTTCCTGGTTCATTTAGCAGACATTCACTCAACAGACATATACgtatctgctctgtgccaggcaccggcTTTGGCACTTGGGAGACATCAGGGACTGCTCTGTCTGGGGAGGAAGCCGATGAGGCAAGAAGTCCGCGTTAGGCTGGACGCAGAGGCCAGCGGGGTCTTTGGTCTGGGCGCCCGGGGGTCCATCCTGGCGGTTCGCCCCACTTCTCTGACTCTTACTTTGCATCTATGTCGACTGGGCAGCTGGAGTCTCCTTCCGGTTCTGGGATTATTTCTTCTTCCCGTGACTCTTGTGAACGGCTGGGTGGCCAGTGGGGGATGGCTGTGTCCCCACCCACCAAGGCTGCcgccagaggagggaggagggaacccAGCCAGAGTGCTCACAGGCAGACTGTGTGAGGAGCAgcgtggggggcgggcaggactGGCAGACGGGGGCAGGGGGGTACTCCTGCTCCATGGAGGCCGCGCTAGGGCAGGCCCGACGGCAGCAGCTTCTGTGAGGAGCCTCTTCCTCCCAGACCCGGGTGCTTTCTGCCCCGCAGTGGGCCTGCTCCTCCTGTCAGAAACAGGAGGCCAGCGGTTAATCCGTGCAGAAATATTTACTGGTTGTGCCTTTCATGCACTGGCCCTGTTCTCAGCTCCTGGGAGACAGCAGTGGGCAGCCCAAGGCTCTGATGAGGCCGGCAGCTGA